In one Methanobrevibacter arboriphilus genomic region, the following are encoded:
- a CDS encoding TetR/AcrR family transcriptional regulator yields the protein MNTKNKIVEVTFLLSMEYGYDNVSIKQIKEKSEIAASSIYHHYKNKDAILSYMIQKYFVEKVTELKKSCYEFEGSFIEKLRFIYYRSIGIDIQNNKKSIQIINGETIDYKKYYLMLNSIYHQHPEYRDLFDNVTHNVIRIFKESVDEFIYKKELDINISPNKMALFLFTNIKGFINLWMTLSDSDVDEIIDANLEAIKQIIN from the coding sequence ATGAATACAAAAAATAAAATTGTTGAAGTTACTTTTTTATTATCTATGGAATATGGATATGATAATGTTTCTATAAAACAAATTAAAGAAAAATCTGAAATCGCCGCTAGTTCTATTTATCATCATTACAAAAATAAGGATGCTATTTTGTCTTATATGATACAAAAATACTTTGTAGAAAAAGTCACAGAATTAAAAAAAAGTTGTTATGAATTTGAAGGCTCATTTATTGAAAAATTAAGGTTTATCTATTATCGTTCTATAGGCATTGATATTCAGAATAATAAGAAATCTATTCAAATAATAAATGGCGAAACAATTGATTATAAAAAATACTATTTAATGCTTAATAGTATTTACCATCAACATCCAGAATATAGAGATTTATTTGATAATGTGACTCATAATGTAATTCGCATTTTTAAAGAATCAGTTGATGAATTTATATATAAAAAAGAATTAGATATTAACATTAGTCCAAATAAGATGGCTTTATTTCTTTTTACCAATATTAAAGGATTTATAAACTTATGGATGACTCTATCTGATAGTGATGTAGATGAGATTATAGATGCTAATCTTGAAGCTATAAAACAAATAATAAATTAA
- a CDS encoding putative quinol monooxygenase, with the protein MIIVLAKIVAKEGMKNNIIKESKELIRKTRKEKGCVEYNLYDQLDEDNSLLFVEKWENKDCLTSHLNQVHFTKFGEAIEDYLAKELEISVYSSEPTNL; encoded by the coding sequence ATGATTATAGTATTAGCTAAAATAGTAGCAAAAGAAGGTATGAAAAATAATATTATTAAAGAATCTAAAGAACTAATTAGAAAAACACGAAAAGAAAAAGGATGCGTAGAATATAATTTATATGATCAATTAGACGAGGATAATTCTCTTTTATTTGTTGAAAAATGGGAAAATAAGGATTGTTTAACTTCTCATTTAAATCAAGTTCATTTCACTAAATTTGGTGAAGCTATAGAAGACTATTTAGCTAAAGAATTAGAAATTTCAGTTTATTCATCAGAACCAACAAATCTATAA
- a CDS encoding 3-dehydroquinate synthase II, producing the protein MKNKFAWIMTPDIKWEEKKELITTGLESRIDHVLDLKDINNIKKLGNIEVISEDENADISIVGINGEGDGTLQLGNDTDLNDSNDLKVAKSYKNKGKKVVAYVEINSKKHEELARVLGKVVDYLILVGKDWTIIPLENIIADLQGVDVKLIAAVNSPEEAKLAIETLEIGTDGIIFKPKSFKQIKEIAKIIEDASTERYELKEATVTDIKPVGSGDRVCIDTTSMLIPGEGMLIGSYSKAMFLVHSESLESEYVASRPFRVNAGPVQAYVMVPGNKTKYLSELETGDEVLAVDKDGNSRTVIVGRSKIEKRPLILIEAEFDEIKIKSLLQNAETIRLVNDKNEAISVSDIQVGDKLKVFIDQGARHFGMSIEENIIEK; encoded by the coding sequence TTGAAAAATAAATTTGCTTGGATAATGACCCCTGATATAAAATGGGAAGAAAAAAAAGAACTAATAACAACTGGACTTGAATCTAGAATCGACCATGTTTTAGATTTAAAAGACATCAACAATATAAAAAAATTAGGAAACATTGAAGTCATAAGCGAAGATGAAAATGCAGATATATCCATTGTTGGTATCAATGGAGAAGGTGATGGAACTCTTCAATTAGGTAATGATACTGATTTAAATGATTCCAATGACTTAAAAGTAGCTAAAAGCTATAAAAATAAGGGGAAAAAAGTCGTAGCTTATGTTGAAATTAATAGTAAAAAACATGAAGAGTTAGCTAGAGTCCTTGGAAAAGTTGTTGATTATTTAATTCTCGTTGGAAAAGATTGGACAATTATCCCCCTTGAAAATATAATCGCAGATCTTCAAGGTGTAGATGTAAAATTAATAGCTGCTGTAAATAGCCCTGAAGAAGCTAAACTAGCTATTGAAACCTTAGAAATTGGAACTGATGGAATAATATTTAAACCAAAAAGCTTCAAGCAAATAAAAGAAATAGCTAAAATAATTGAAGATGCATCTACTGAAAGATATGAGTTAAAAGAAGCAACAGTCACAGATATTAAGCCTGTTGGAAGTGGGGATAGAGTATGTATTGATACAACCTCAATGTTAATTCCTGGAGAGGGAATGTTGATTGGATCATACTCAAAAGCTATGTTTTTAGTTCATAGTGAATCTCTTGAAAGTGAATATGTTGCATCAAGACCATTTAGGGTAAATGCAGGTCCTGTACAAGCTTATGTAATGGTACCTGGAAATAAGACAAAATACTTATCTGAACTTGAAACTGGTGATGAAGTATTAGCTGTTGATAAAGATGGCAATAGTAGAACTGTTATAGTAGGAAGGTCTAAAATCGAAAAGAGGCCTCTTATATTGATAGAAGCTGAATTCGATGAAATTAAGATAAAATCTTTATTACAGAATGCTGAAACAATAAGACTTGTAAATGATAAAAATGAAGCTATCTCAGTATCCGATATTCAAGTTGGAGATAAACTTAAAGTATTCATTGATCAAGGAGCAAGACATTTTGGAATGTCTATAGAAGAAAATATAATTGAAAAATAA
- a CDS encoding MATE family efflux transporter, translating to MADNQISKSYEQVYDQLYATLNYDPQGNQQLFQLVNDYLGFIFLGTPLMLLSLGFSYFIRAEGKPNLATMVFIVANVVNVIMDVVFIKYANMGIMGGSLATLVGYCFGMILVIRYLISKDRVTKFTNKIENIFKTLKSIFVLGLSPASGQIFMFLKILIINSLVIITLGSSGAVAMATCFDVLLIVSILVAGVCETFSPIVAVLYAEKDNNAVKFVMKHSFKIAIIISMLITISIIILPNIIVQIYGITGSENISATIDALRIFSLSFVGVTITFIMLFYNQAIGQNKLSFLISICEGLLILIPVAYILSNIIGIYGIWISFSIAEITTILIILVSVKIISSKSKGKYKGFLLLERSDDFEIFDLTIKGLNEVMDLSEKIIDFSESKGLSEKTSVYLGMAIEEILVNIINYNNNQDNNQNNLINNRKKANNKKKHTFNKKKKLDFIDILIKIGKREVILSFKDSGIEYDPTVQSDDVQEFDNITVLKKISDKISYSRILGLNNTIITIKKTN from the coding sequence ATGGCAGACAATCAAATATCTAAATCATATGAACAAGTCTATGATCAATTATATGCAACCTTAAACTATGATCCACAAGGAAATCAACAATTATTTCAGTTAGTAAATGATTATTTAGGTTTCATATTTCTAGGAACACCTTTAATGCTCTTATCATTGGGATTTAGTTATTTTATCCGTGCTGAAGGAAAACCTAATTTAGCTACAATGGTTTTTATAGTTGCAAATGTAGTGAATGTCATAATGGATGTTGTTTTTATAAAATATGCCAATATGGGAATTATGGGAGGTAGCTTAGCTACTCTTGTAGGATACTGCTTTGGAATGATCTTAGTAATAAGATATTTAATTTCAAAAGATAGGGTTACAAAGTTCACAAATAAAATAGAGAATATATTTAAAACATTGAAATCAATTTTTGTATTAGGACTTTCTCCTGCATCTGGACAAATATTCATGTTTTTAAAAATATTAATCATCAACTCCCTTGTAATAATAACACTGGGTAGTTCTGGTGCTGTTGCAATGGCAACCTGTTTTGATGTTCTTTTAATTGTATCAATATTAGTAGCTGGAGTTTGTGAAACATTTTCTCCAATTGTAGCTGTTCTTTATGCTGAAAAAGATAATAATGCAGTAAAATTCGTCATGAAACACTCTTTTAAAATAGCTATTATCATTAGTATGCTTATTACAATATCTATAATAATTTTACCTAATATAATAGTCCAGATTTATGGAATTACAGGTTCTGAAAATATTAGTGCAACAATTGATGCTTTGAGAATTTTTTCATTAAGTTTTGTTGGTGTAACCATAACTTTTATTATGCTCTTTTATAATCAAGCTATTGGACAAAATAAATTATCTTTTTTAATTTCTATTTGTGAAGGTTTATTAATATTAATTCCAGTAGCATATATTCTTAGTAATATCATTGGAATATATGGAATTTGGATTTCATTTTCAATAGCTGAAATTACAACAATACTAATAATACTAGTTTCAGTTAAAATCATTTCTTCAAAATCTAAAGGTAAATATAAAGGATTTTTATTATTAGAAAGAAGTGATGATTTTGAAATATTTGATTTGACAATAAAAGGTTTAAATGAAGTTATGGATTTATCTGAAAAAATTATAGATTTTTCTGAAAGTAAAGGCTTGAGTGAAAAAACATCAGTGTATTTAGGTATGGCTATTGAAGAAATCCTTGTAAATATTATTAACTATAACAATAATCAAGATAATAACCAAAATAATTTGATTAATAATAGAAAGAAAGCAAATAATAAAAAGAAACATACCTTTAATAAAAAGAAAAAACTAGATTTCATAGATATTTTAATAAAAATAGGGAAAAGAGAAGTAATATTATCTTTCAAAGACTCTGGTATTGAATATGACCCAACAGTCCAGTCCGATGATGTTCAAGAATTTGATAATATAACTGTACTCAAAAAAATTTCCGATAAAATAAGTTATAGTAGAATTTTAGGATTAAATAATACCATAATAACCATTAAAAAAACCAACTAA
- the thpR gene encoding RNA 2',3'-cyclic phosphodiesterase has translation MVAKQRCFLAIDIDSDLIQNIVKVQEEFKNTNNNVKYVEEENLHFTLKFFGDIDKDKIFEVKNCILKVLNEINFKDNFSNEISIKGLGTFPNKNYMKVLWVGCENSEFITKLHDALDLEFKKIGFKLDKQFKTHITIGRIRNLKDKNEFKSKIEKLENFEIGNMNIEKISLKISELTPKGPIYSNIKVFEL, from the coding sequence ATGGTGGCAAAACAACGTTGTTTTTTAGCTATAGATATAGATTCAGATTTAATTCAAAATATAGTAAAAGTTCAAGAGGAATTTAAAAACACGAATAACAATGTAAAATATGTAGAAGAGGAAAATCTACATTTTACGCTTAAATTTTTTGGAGATATAGATAAAGATAAAATTTTTGAAGTTAAAAACTGTATTTTAAAGGTTTTAAATGAAATAAACTTTAAAGATAATTTTTCAAATGAAATATCTATCAAAGGACTTGGGACTTTTCCAAATAAAAATTATATGAAAGTATTGTGGGTTGGATGTGAAAATAGTGAGTTTATAACTAAACTACACGATGCATTAGATTTAGAATTTAAAAAAATTGGATTTAAATTAGATAAACAATTTAAAACTCATATTACCATTGGAAGAATAAGGAATCTAAAGGACAAAAATGAATTTAAATCAAAAATAGAAAAATTAGAAAATTTTGAAATTGGAAACATGAATATTGAAAAAATATCTCTAAAAATAAGTGAACTCACACCAAAAGGTCCAATTTATTCTAATATTAAAGTTTTCGAACTTTAA
- a CDS encoding NAD(P)-dependent alcohol dehydrogenase, giving the protein MKGLAMLRIGEIGWIEKDKPEIGSRDALVKPLALAPCTSDIHTVWEGAIGDRHNLILGHEALGVVDEVGSEVKDFKPGDRVIVPAITPDWDDEAAQRGFSSQTTGPLGGWKFSNFKDGVFGEYFHVNLADANLAHLPEGMSLEAAVMIPDMLSTGFMGAENSNIPMGGTVAVLGIGPVGLSAIAGAKLQGAGKIFAVGTRPKAIEVAKEYGATDIISYKEGPTDEQILEATSGKGVDSVIIAGGGPDIILDAVRTAKAGSIVSNINYFGSGETLPICREGWGFGMADKDFATGLCPGGRVRMERLADIVSYGRMDPGLMATHVFHGFDKIEEALLLMKEKPRDLIKPVVIIDENM; this is encoded by the coding sequence ATGAAAGGATTGGCAATGTTAAGAATAGGTGAAATTGGATGGATTGAAAAAGATAAACCTGAAATAGGTTCTCGTGATGCACTGGTAAAACCATTAGCCCTTGCTCCATGTACATCAGATATACACACTGTATGGGAAGGTGCAATAGGAGATAGACACAATCTTATATTAGGACATGAAGCTTTAGGTGTAGTTGATGAAGTTGGAAGTGAAGTAAAAGATTTTAAGCCAGGAGATAGAGTAATTGTTCCAGCTATAACTCCTGATTGGGATGATGAAGCAGCACAAAGAGGATTTTCCTCACAAACAACTGGACCATTAGGAGGATGGAAATTCTCTAACTTTAAAGACGGAGTCTTTGGAGAATATTTCCATGTGAACTTAGCAGATGCAAACCTGGCACATTTACCTGAAGGGATGTCTCTTGAAGCAGCTGTTATGATACCTGATATGTTATCTACTGGGTTTATGGGAGCTGAAAATTCTAATATCCCAATGGGAGGAACAGTAGCAGTATTAGGAATTGGACCTGTTGGATTATCAGCTATTGCTGGTGCAAAGCTACAAGGTGCAGGGAAGATTTTCGCAGTTGGAACTCGTCCCAAAGCAATAGAGGTAGCTAAAGAATATGGTGCAACCGATATAATATCATATAAAGAAGGACCAACAGATGAACAAATATTAGAAGCAACCAGTGGAAAAGGTGTTGATTCAGTTATTATAGCAGGAGGAGGACCAGATATAATACTAGATGCTGTTAGAACTGCAAAAGCAGGATCTATAGTTTCAAATATCAATTACTTTGGAAGTGGAGAAACTTTACCTATCTGTCGTGAAGGATGGGGTTTCGGAATGGCAGATAAAGATTTTGCAACAGGATTATGTCCTGGTGGAAGAGTCAGAATGGAAAGATTAGCTGATATAGTATCTTACGGAAGAATGGATCCAGGACTAATGGCAACACATGTATTCCATGGATTTGATAAAATTGAAGAAGCATTACTCCTAATGAAAGAAAAACCAAGAGACTTGATAAAACCAGTAGTTATAATTGATGAAAATATGTAA
- a CDS encoding InlB B-repeat-containing protein translates to MKLPKSPKRTDYVLKGWYTKKSGGIKISKNTIPKKKVIYYAQWLKKYTLTFDPNGGKVTTKSKKVARTKAFGILPKPTKSGYIFTGWYTKKSGGTKVATTTKMSAKNMIVYAHWKKGTSTTNRTLTASEKALVGDWWMVSSSASMMYSFANDGTFTQLIIMEGSLKLETYGKGVWSESGGTIYMSNRVGQSRINGGSWSAWKPYAEPLGTMKYRFGTDEKGKYFEELAYGTKYYKN, encoded by the coding sequence ATAAAACTTCCTAAATCACCAAAACGTACTGATTATGTGTTAAAAGGATGGTATACAAAAAAATCTGGTGGAATAAAGATAAGTAAAAATACAATACCAAAAAAGAAAGTTATTTATTATGCGCAATGGTTAAAAAAATATACTCTAACTTTTGATCCTAATGGTGGAAAAGTAACTACTAAATCTAAGAAAGTAGCTAGAACCAAAGCTTTTGGGATCTTACCCAAACCTACTAAATCTGGATATATATTCACAGGCTGGTATACAAAAAAATCTGGTGGAACAAAAGTAGCTACCACAACCAAAATGTCTGCAAAAAACATGATAGTTTATGCACATTGGAAAAAAGGAACTTCCACCACAAACAGAACTTTGACCGCCTCTGAAAAAGCATTAGTTGGTGATTGGTGGATGGTTTCTAGTTCTGCCTCAATGATGTATTCTTTTGCAAATGATGGAACATTCACGCAATTAATTATTATGGAAGGTTCGCTTAAATTGGAGACATATGGTAAAGGAGTGTGGAGTGAATCTGGTGGTACTATTTATATGTCTAATCGAGTTGGCCAATCAAGGATTAATGGGGGATCTTGGTCAGCTTGGAAACCTTATGCAGAACCTTTAGGAACAATGAAATATCGTTTTGGTACTGATGAGAAAGGTAAGTATTTTGAAGAGCTTGCTTATGGAACTAAATATTATAAAAATTAA
- a CDS encoding helix-turn-helix domain-containing protein translates to MKNNPLKLKIDKKYNKKSMHIFNESSFKTVYSFDFKSGNGKMVSYAVFPGIYLVHNEIHGFEINEFKRIDSNQEITINHCKKGRFECKFKGKYHYLEEGDLVVATKTSEKSYSTFPLGYYEGIEIYINKKSAKSFLKNVFGYSFDLNELYNKISENNDFLLIKSTEEIEHIFNEMYYVDEKIQKMYFKLKVLELFLFLKITPLNNTIENRPKFSKKQVETIKAIKKELIKNIHNPITLEYLSKKYNISITSLKTSFKAIYGKPVYAWRKEYRLQIAKELLNKEDYKISEIANKVGYKNPSKFSAAFKEYYKLTPSQYRLQKK, encoded by the coding sequence ATGAAAAACAATCCATTAAAACTAAAGATTGATAAAAAATATAATAAAAAGTCAATGCATATTTTTAATGAAAGTTCTTTTAAAACAGTTTATTCCTTTGATTTTAAGTCTGGAAATGGAAAAATGGTAAGCTATGCTGTTTTTCCAGGCATTTATCTAGTACATAATGAAATTCATGGATTTGAAATAAATGAATTTAAAAGAATAGACTCAAATCAAGAAATTACTATTAATCATTGCAAAAAAGGAAGATTTGAATGTAAATTTAAAGGAAAATACCATTATTTAGAAGAAGGAGATTTAGTTGTAGCTACAAAAACTTCAGAAAAAAGTTATTCAACATTTCCTTTAGGTTATTATGAAGGAATAGAAATATATATTAATAAAAAATCTGCTAAATCTTTTTTAAAAAATGTATTTGGATATTCATTTGATTTAAATGAGCTATACAATAAAATATCTGAAAATAATGATTTTCTTTTAATTAAATCTACAGAAGAGATAGAACATATTTTTAATGAGATGTATTATGTAGATGAAAAGATTCAGAAAATGTATTTTAAATTAAAAGTATTAGAACTTTTTTTATTTCTAAAAATAACTCCTTTAAACAATACAATTGAAAATAGGCCAAAATTTTCAAAAAAACAAGTGGAAACTATTAAAGCTATAAAAAAAGAATTAATAAAAAACATTCATAATCCTATAACTCTCGAATACTTATCAAAAAAATATAATATTAGTATTACTTCATTGAAAACTTCTTTTAAAGCTATTTATGGCAAACCAGTGTATGCTTGGAGAAAAGAGTATCGTTTACAAATAGCTAAAGAATTATTAAATAAAGAAGATTATAAAATTAGTGAAATAGCTAATAAGGTAGGTTATAAAAATCCTAGTAAATTTTCTGCTGCATTTAAAGAATATTATAAACTCACTCCAAGTCAATATAGATTACAAAAAAAATAA
- a CDS encoding 2-amino-3,7-dideoxy-D-threo-hept-6-ulosonate synthase, producing MMIGKRIRLERIIDRKTNRTVIAPMDHGVSIGPVKGIVNMSETIESISRGGANAVLMHKGIIEQGHRGYGKDLGLIIHLSASTSLSPDPNNKVLVTSVEKAIQLGADAVSVHVNIGSETEAEMLMELGEIAETCSQWGIPLLAMMYPRGQKIKNEHDVELVKHAARVGSELGVDIVKTNYTGDPDSFKEVVEGALVPVVIAGGPKVETDRELLEMVRDSLEVGGAGVAFGRNLFQAKSPGKITKAIAEVVHKDLDVEEALKILD from the coding sequence ATTATGATTGGAAAAAGGATTCGTTTAGAAAGAATCATAGATAGAAAAACTAATAGAACTGTTATTGCACCGATGGATCATGGAGTATCAATTGGCCCTGTTAAAGGTATAGTAAATATGAGTGAAACAATTGAAAGTATCTCTCGTGGAGGAGCGAATGCAGTTTTAATGCATAAAGGAATAATCGAACAAGGTCACAGAGGATATGGTAAAGATCTTGGTCTTATTATACACTTATCAGCTAGTACTTCACTTAGTCCTGACCCAAACAATAAAGTTTTAGTTACATCTGTTGAAAAAGCAATTCAGCTTGGAGCTGATGCAGTATCAGTACATGTAAATATTGGTTCAGAAACAGAAGCTGAAATGTTAATGGAATTGGGTGAAATAGCTGAAACATGCAGTCAATGGGGAATTCCACTACTTGCAATGATGTATCCAAGAGGTCAAAAAATTAAAAATGAACATGATGTTGAACTTGTAAAACACGCAGCAAGAGTTGGATCTGAACTTGGTGTTGATATTGTTAAAACAAACTATACTGGTGATCCAGATAGCTTTAAAGAAGTAGTTGAAGGAGCATTAGTTCCAGTTGTAATAGCTGGAGGACCTAAAGTTGAAACTGATAGAGAATTGTTAGAAATGGTTAGAGATTCCCTCGAAGTTGGTGGTGCTGGAGTTGCATTTGGAAGAAACCTTTTCCAAGCTAAATCTCCTGGAAAAATTACAAAAGCTATAGCTGAAGTTGTTCATAAAGATTTAGATGTTGAAGAAGCTCTAAAAATATTAGATTAA
- a CDS encoding STAS domain-containing protein produces the protein MKINKILNGSELLVELSGRLDTNSSPILENELKNNLNNVKLLIFDFKELMYISSAGLRVILSTQKIMTKQGDMVIKNPNELIMEVFDATGFTDILIIDKT, from the coding sequence ATGAAGATAAATAAAATATTAAATGGATCTGAATTGTTAGTTGAATTATCAGGAAGATTAGATACAAATAGTTCTCCAATCTTAGAAAACGAATTGAAGAATAATTTAAACAATGTAAAATTATTAATCTTTGATTTTAAAGAATTAATGTACATATCAAGTGCAGGACTCCGTGTTATTCTTTCCACTCAAAAAATCATGACAAAACAGGGAGATATGGTTATTAAAAATCCAAATGAGTTAATCATGGAAGTCTTCGATGCAACTGGATTTACTGATATTCTAATTATAGATAAGACTTAG
- the cca gene encoding CCA tRNA nucleotidyltransferase, with the protein MNYKEILKEIKPKESEIKKVHEIAKDAISYINKIAKEEDINVEAKLVGSIAKGTWLSGSSDIDIFINFSLEEDEDYLKEKGLYLGHNCSEHLNGIAEEHYASHPYLTSHINGYYVDFVPCYKIKTAKELKSAVDRTILHTNYIKKHLKSEKQKDEVLLLKKFMSEVGVYGSEFKVGGFAGYLCEMLILRYNTFEETLEAAANWKNKTVIDLEDYKTDKLFKDPLIAIDPTDKTRNVGAALTKERMSEFIIASRNFLNSNEADKIKFFYGIDKKETFEEKMSEKEIHDQISPYELYKQFKDRKTKTITIKFNIPDISVDSIHPQLKKTQQSIEEKLEDNDFSVFKSDYWTDEKKIGVFIFELSVYKQSKYYIHEGPRVWDKKACENFIKSHGEDYYILEDKLVLNKERQFKTAKNFIKSVLTKENIHIIKVGKNMKGLLIDTYTWQSIKHLLKDESLKENTDFLKFLENFLNPGQLLKR; encoded by the coding sequence ATGAACTATAAGGAAATATTAAAAGAAATAAAACCAAAAGAATCAGAAATAAAAAAGGTTCATGAAATTGCTAAAGATGCAATAAGCTACATTAATAAAATAGCTAAAGAAGAAGATATCAATGTTGAAGCAAAACTTGTTGGTTCAATAGCTAAAGGGACATGGTTATCTGGAAGTTCTGATATTGATATATTCATTAATTTCTCACTTGAAGAAGATGAAGATTATTTAAAAGAAAAAGGTCTTTATTTAGGACATAATTGTAGCGAACATCTAAATGGAATAGCTGAAGAACATTATGCATCCCATCCTTACCTTACAAGCCATATTAATGGTTATTATGTTGATTTTGTTCCATGTTATAAGATAAAAACTGCTAAAGAATTAAAATCAGCAGTTGATAGAACAATACTCCACACAAACTATATTAAAAAACATTTAAAAAGTGAAAAACAAAAAGATGAAGTATTACTTCTTAAAAAATTCATGAGTGAAGTTGGAGTTTATGGATCTGAGTTTAAAGTTGGTGGATTTGCAGGTTATCTTTGTGAAATGCTAATACTTAGATATAATACTTTTGAAGAGACTCTTGAAGCAGCAGCTAATTGGAAAAATAAGACAGTTATTGATTTAGAAGATTATAAAACAGATAAATTGTTTAAAGATCCCCTTATAGCTATTGATCCAACTGACAAAACACGAAATGTTGGAGCTGCATTAACAAAAGAAAGGATGTCTGAGTTTATAATAGCTTCAAGAAACTTCTTAAATTCTAATGAAGCCGATAAAATAAAATTCTTTTATGGAATTGATAAAAAAGAAACTTTTGAAGAAAAAATGTCTGAAAAAGAAATACATGATCAGATTAGTCCTTATGAGTTATATAAACAATTTAAGGATAGAAAAACTAAAACAATCACGATAAAATTTAATATTCCAGATATTTCTGTTGATTCTATTCATCCTCAACTTAAAAAAACCCAACAGTCAATTGAAGAAAAATTAGAAGATAACGATTTTTCAGTTTTTAAAAGTGATTATTGGACTGATGAAAAGAAAATAGGAGTTTTTATATTTGAGTTAAGTGTTTACAAGCAAAGTAAATATTATATTCATGAAGGTCCTAGAGTTTGGGATAAAAAAGCATGTGAAAACTTTATAAAATCTCATGGTGAAGATTATTATATTCTCGAAGATAAACTTGTTTTAAATAAAGAAAGGCAATTTAAAACTGCAAAGAATTTTATCAAAAGTGTTTTAACAAAAGAGAATATCCATATTATAAAGGTAGGGAAGAATATGAAGGGACTTTTAATAGACACATACACCTGGCAAAGTATCAAACACCTACTAAAAGATGAAAGTTTAAAAGAAAACACAGACTTTTTAAAATTTTTAGAAAACTTTTTAAATCCAGGACAGCTATTAAAAAGATAA
- a CDS encoding M48 family metallopeptidase: MKKNDRSSINPFTGKKHLDIVNDDKLLNQSYVEYNNIVNQCELLDETSNGQLLSDVSLKLIDAVENYLLKIERSDYTRNYYDWEFHLVLNDTLNAFCMPGGKIIMFSGILSIANNEETLAFILAHEMAHALLDHSRTQVSAHNVKNSITTVSRLGAIGLGMIGLGDLGSITRTAIDVADIGSEYLVMKPFGRSHELEADKLGMMIINWAGYDISKIPTFWQKMSEHNSNKHDFFSTHPSDKKRIAAMNELVLEISNQKDFHNIPVLSEISNQKNIENQKSKKVDLIEKKPFKNGNFCSKCGNKVGIGAKFCSKCGNKLKIEFKCNNCGKKVKENDLFCSKCGNKLNN, from the coding sequence ATGAAAAAAAATGATAGGAGTAGTATTAATCCATTTACTGGAAAAAAACATTTAGATATTGTCAATGATGATAAATTATTGAATCAATCTTATGTTGAGTATAATAATATTGTTAATCAATGCGAATTATTAGATGAAACATCTAATGGTCAACTATTATCTGATGTTTCATTAAAGTTAATCGATGCAGTAGAAAATTATTTATTAAAAATTGAAAGATCTGATTACACTAGAAATTACTATGATTGGGAATTTCATTTAGTCTTAAATGATACATTAAATGCTTTTTGTATGCCTGGTGGTAAAATTATCATGTTTTCAGGAATCTTATCAATTGCAAATAATGAAGAAACATTAGCATTTATTTTAGCCCATGAAATGGCTCACGCATTACTAGATCATTCTAGAACTCAAGTGAGTGCACATAATGTTAAAAATAGTATAACAACTGTATCAAGGTTGGGAGCTATTGGTCTTGGTATGATTGGTTTAGGAGATTTAGGTTCTATTACAAGAACTGCAATAGATGTAGCTGATATTGGGTCTGAATATCTAGTAATGAAACCATTTGGTAGATCCCATGAATTGGAAGCAGATAAATTAGGAATGATGATAATTAATTGGGCAGGTTATGATATTAGTAAAATACCTACATTTTGGCAAAAAATGAGTGAACATAATTCAAATAAACATGATTTTTTCTCTACTCATCCATCAGATAAAAAACGAATTGCTGCAATGAATGAATTAGTTTTAGAGATATCTAATCAAAAAGATTTCCATAATATTCCTGTTTTGTCAGAAATATCTAATCAAAAAAATATAGAAAACCAAAAATCAAAAAAAGTAGATTTGATTGAAAAGAAACCTTTTAAGAATGGAAATTTCTGTTCAAAATGTGGAAATAAGGTAGGGATAGGTGCAAAATTCTGTTCAAAATGTGGTAACAAATTAAAAATAGAATTTAAATGTAATAATTGTGGAAAAAAAGTAAAAGAAAATGATTTATTTTGTTCTAAATGCGGAAATAAACTTAATAACTAA